The nucleotide sequence CCACCCATCCGGAGGCCATCGACCGCTTCTTGCACGAGCTGGCGTCGCGCAAACCCGCGGAGGTGAGTGTCCGCTTCGTGCTGGAGCCCACCGGGTCGGTCTGGAAGACGCTCGCGGCCTATCTGGTAGCGCGGGGTTACGCCGTCTACCAGGCCACGCCCACCGAGGTGCATGGCATGCGGGCTGCCATGGGCCACCGCCATCGCAAGACGGACAAGCTCGACGCGCTCGCCCTGGCCAAGCTGCCGGCTGTGGCTCCGGAGCGGATCCGGCCGGTCCTCCTTCCGCCCGACCCGCGCTGGGAGCAACTGCAGCGTGGGGTGCGGCGGGAACACAAGCTGGCCCGGCGCATCGCCAACAGCACCAACGAGCTGCAGGCCCTTCTGGATGAGGCGATTCCGGGCCTGGCCTCGTTGTTTCCCGATCCAGCCCAGCCGCTGGCCCAGGCCATCTACCGCTACTGGTCGCATCCGGGGCGCCTGGCCCGCCAGGCCCCCGAGAAGCTGGCCCGAACGCTGACGCGCCAGTCGGGGCGTCCCGTTTCGGTCGAGGAGGCGGCCACCCTGGTGGAACTCGCCCGGCAGGCCGTCGCCCTCGGGCGGGCGCAGGAGCCCGCCGCCTCGGCCCTTTGCCGGGAGATCGCCTGCGAACTCCGTCTGTTCAACCTCTTGACCCAAGAGCAGCGGCAGGTCCAGGCCGAGAACTACGCGCTCTACCGCGACCTTGACCCCCAGGGCCACGTCCAATCCCTACCGGGCGTCGGGGAGGTGGCCGCTCCCGCCTTGCTGTCCTTGAAGCCACTGGTGGACCGGCTGCCCAAGACGCGGCAGCTCCGCGCGTACAGCGGCTACGTGCCGAAGGTGGAGCAATCGGGACAACGGGTCGGGCATCCCCGCATGAGCAAGGCAGGGCCGGCGTGGCTCAAACGCATCCTCTACATGGCCGCCGACGCCGCCCGCCGGGTCGATCCCCAACTGGCCCAGGTTTACCGCCGGGCCATGATGGAAAAGGGCGCACCCCACACCAAAG is from Limnochorda sp. L945t and encodes:
- a CDS encoding IS110 family RNA-guided transposase, encoding MKTWTVGVDVGVRSTHRAEVVDERFEPVFHARFTTHPEAIDRFLHELASRKPAEVSVRFVLEPTGSVWKTLAAYLVARGYAVYQATPTEVHGMRAAMGHRHRKTDKLDALALAKLPAVAPERIRPVLLPPDPRWEQLQRGVRREHKLARRIANSTNELQALLDEAIPGLASLFPDPAQPLAQAIYRYWSHPGRLARQAPEKLARTLTRQSGRPVSVEEAATLVELARQAVALGRAQEPAASALCREIACELRLFNLLTQEQRQVQAENYALYRDLDPQGHVQSLPGVGEVAAPALLSLKPLVDRLPKTRQLRAYSGYVPKVEQSGQRVGHPRMSKAGPAWLKRILYMAADAARRVDPQLAQVYRRAMMEKGAPHTKAVCAVVPHLLDRLFCVLKENRPYEFRDLAQQPVERTEARALAQALAVPEEVRRRLRVRQKAMDQHRRGPSRREGHRPEGPGDPQRERPPALSVPMQTPGSNALGIERVARSATRGPLACKATP